From one Sorangium aterium genomic stretch:
- a CDS encoding cation-translocating P-type ATPase: MSRSSSPVAAAGQAKPSNATGAQPRIHPSELAALSVEERIRALLSNPTGLTDIDAARRRLACGDNEPAPPRRSRPLRTLVAQFTHTLALLLWFGAGLAFAARAPELGFAIVAVVVLNGAFAFIQEHRAEQVVSSLMRRVAVRARVVRAGVERRVPARELVPGDVVRLAAGEIVPADCILLGADSLSLDLSMLTGETAPVDRDAAPIASPGRGAEELTLPSLLPSGASVVTGAGEALVFATGAESAAGKIALLLEQGGREGSLLERQVAQLSHVTAAIAVIAGAATLVLAQAFHRVGPLGALTFAIGVIVALVPEGLLPTLSVSLAIGAQRMAARGAPVRRLSAVEVVGSVTTICTDKTGTLTQNALSVRCFIPARGAPPDAEQAARLAAALCNNARPAPAGGDYEGDPVDVALARWAAAGGVDLAEARARWPRSADTAFDARRRYMAVTCAEGGATREFVKGAPEAVVALTGAPAPAGLDEAVVSAAERGERVLLLAVREAGGPLTCLGLACLHDPTRPEVPAAIAACRRAGVRVVILTGDHPATARSVAATIGLDAAARMVEGPEIDAMDDRTLLDLLQAGASLARTTPEQKLRVVQVLRRSGEVVVATGDGVNDAPALRAADVGVAMGLRGTEVAKQASDIILSDDNFATIVAAIEEGRAIKQNIRRFVSYVFTSNVAELVPFLLYIFFPIPLPLAIVQVLAIDLGTDVLPALALGVEPPSPATLLVPPEPPRKPILTRALALRTFFLYGTVEALLGVLAYFSFYWAHGWRPFDSLDPLRALEREAATLTFIGIVSGQIGCLFAQRDGPLRKRLAFWSNPWVAAGLSIEVALAIALIYVPGLNGLFAMTSVGPAWLLVLPGGASVMMLIDGLRRVRTEPPSTGS; encoded by the coding sequence GTGAGTCGATCGTCCTCTCCTGTCGCCGCGGCCGGACAGGCAAAGCCGTCTAACGCCACCGGCGCTCAGCCGCGCATCCATCCCTCGGAGCTCGCCGCCCTCTCCGTCGAGGAGCGAATCCGGGCATTGCTATCCAATCCGACTGGATTGACGGACATCGACGCGGCGAGGAGGCGGCTCGCTTGCGGCGACAATGAGCCCGCGCCGCCCAGGAGGTCACGTCCGCTCCGGACGCTGGTCGCGCAGTTCACGCACACGCTCGCGCTGCTCCTCTGGTTCGGCGCCGGGCTGGCCTTCGCCGCGCGCGCCCCGGAGCTCGGGTTCGCCATCGTCGCCGTCGTCGTGCTCAACGGCGCGTTCGCGTTCATCCAGGAGCACCGCGCCGAGCAGGTCGTGAGCAGCCTGATGCGCCGCGTGGCCGTGCGCGCCCGCGTCGTCCGGGCGGGCGTCGAGCGGCGAGTGCCCGCGCGCGAGCTCGTCCCGGGCGACGTGGTCCGGCTCGCGGCAGGTGAGATCGTCCCGGCCGACTGCATCTTGCTCGGCGCAGACAGCCTCTCGCTCGACCTCTCGATGCTCACGGGCGAGACGGCGCCGGTCGATCGCGACGCCGCGCCGATCGCCTCGCCGGGCCGAGGCGCGGAGGAGCTCACGCTCCCGAGCCTGCTCCCGAGCGGCGCGTCCGTGGTGACCGGCGCGGGCGAGGCGCTCGTGTTCGCGACAGGCGCGGAGAGCGCCGCAGGCAAGATCGCCCTGCTCCTCGAGCAGGGAGGGCGCGAGGGCTCGCTGCTCGAGCGCCAGGTCGCCCAGCTCTCGCACGTCACCGCGGCCATCGCGGTGATCGCCGGCGCGGCCACGCTGGTGCTCGCGCAGGCGTTCCACCGCGTCGGCCCGCTCGGCGCGCTCACGTTCGCGATCGGCGTGATCGTGGCGCTCGTCCCCGAGGGGCTGCTCCCGACGCTGAGCGTATCGCTCGCGATCGGCGCGCAGCGGATGGCGGCGCGCGGGGCCCCGGTGCGGCGCCTCTCCGCGGTCGAGGTGGTCGGTTCGGTGACGACGATCTGCACGGACAAGACGGGGACCCTCACGCAGAACGCGCTCTCGGTGCGCTGCTTCATCCCCGCGCGCGGCGCGCCCCCGGACGCGGAGCAGGCGGCGCGGCTCGCGGCCGCGCTGTGCAACAACGCGCGCCCGGCGCCGGCGGGCGGCGATTACGAGGGCGATCCCGTGGACGTGGCCCTCGCGCGCTGGGCCGCGGCCGGCGGGGTGGACCTGGCCGAGGCGCGCGCCCGGTGGCCGCGGAGCGCCGACACCGCGTTCGACGCGCGCCGGCGCTACATGGCGGTGACGTGCGCGGAAGGCGGCGCCACGCGGGAGTTCGTGAAGGGGGCGCCCGAGGCGGTCGTCGCGCTGACCGGCGCGCCGGCGCCCGCGGGCCTCGACGAGGCGGTGGTGAGCGCGGCCGAGCGCGGCGAGCGCGTCCTCCTGCTCGCCGTGAGGGAGGCCGGCGGCCCGCTCACGTGCCTGGGCCTCGCCTGCCTGCACGACCCGACCCGGCCGGAGGTCCCCGCGGCGATCGCCGCGTGCAGGCGCGCGGGCGTGCGGGTCGTGATCCTGACAGGCGATCACCCCGCGACCGCGCGCTCCGTGGCCGCCACCATCGGACTGGATGCGGCGGCTCGCATGGTCGAGGGGCCCGAGATCGACGCGATGGACGATCGGACGCTGCTCGATCTGCTCCAGGCCGGCGCGAGCCTCGCGCGCACGACGCCGGAGCAGAAGCTGCGGGTCGTGCAGGTGCTCCGGCGGTCCGGCGAGGTGGTCGTGGCGACCGGCGACGGCGTGAACGACGCCCCCGCGCTCCGCGCCGCCGACGTCGGCGTGGCCATGGGCCTGCGCGGCACGGAGGTGGCCAAGCAGGCGTCGGACATCATCCTGTCCGACGACAACTTCGCCACGATCGTCGCGGCCATCGAGGAAGGCCGGGCCATCAAGCAGAACATCCGTCGCTTCGTGAGCTATGTGTTCACGAGCAACGTCGCGGAGCTCGTCCCGTTCCTTCTCTACATCTTCTTTCCGATCCCTCTCCCGCTCGCGATCGTGCAGGTGCTCGCGATCGACCTGGGGACCGACGTGCTCCCCGCGCTGGCGCTCGGCGTGGAGCCGCCGTCGCCCGCGACCTTGCTCGTCCCTCCGGAGCCGCCCCGCAAGCCGATCCTCACCCGGGCGCTCGCGCTGCGGACTTTCTTCCTTTATGGGACCGTGGAGGCGCTGCTCGGCGTTCTGGCGTATTTCAGCTTCTATTGGGCGCATGGCTGGAGGCCGTTCGACTCGCTCGATCCGCTTCGCGCGCTGGAGCGAGAGGCTGCCACCCTGACCTTCATCGGAATCGTCTCGGGTCAGATAGGGTGTCTGTTCGCTCAGCGCGACGGGCCTCTCCGGAAGCGCCTCGCGTTCTGGTCGAACCCATGGGTAGCCGCCGGGCTGTCGATCGAGGTCGCGCTGGCCATCGCTCTCATCTACGTGCCGGGGCTGAACGGGCTGTTCGCGATGACGTCCGTGGGGCCTGCGTGGCTCCTCGTGCTGCCCGGAGGCGCGTCGGTGATGATGCTCATCGATGGCCTGCGGCGCGTCAGGACGGAGCCGCCTTCGACGGGCTCGTAG
- a CDS encoding LEA type 2 family protein, which translates to MPFSRKTTPLRRLPALALALALAALTAIAGAACVSKPTMQLDHAEITGIRIAFPPSLGILMTIVVNVHNPNSYDVAVRAVRGQVVLAGRYPLPVDFRADGDGVWLPSDRTTQVRVPVSVPVDLGLQLLRETLTSPVIPYRFSGRADVTATRTFRLEADDYSVDDHGVVARNQIETALGILR; encoded by the coding sequence GTGCCGTTTTCCCGGAAGACCACCCCCCTGCGCCGCCTGCCCGCGCTCGCGCTCGCGCTCGCGCTCGCAGCGCTGACGGCGATCGCCGGCGCCGCCTGCGTGAGCAAGCCGACGATGCAGCTCGACCACGCCGAGATCACAGGGATCCGCATCGCCTTCCCGCCGAGCCTCGGCATCCTCATGACCATCGTCGTCAACGTCCACAACCCGAACTCGTACGACGTGGCGGTGCGCGCGGTCCGCGGCCAGGTTGTGCTCGCCGGCCGCTATCCGCTGCCGGTCGACTTCCGGGCCGACGGCGACGGCGTATGGCTCCCTTCCGACCGCACGACGCAGGTCCGCGTCCCCGTCAGCGTCCCCGTCGATCTCGGCCTCCAGCTGCTCCGGGAGACGCTCACGTCGCCCGTCATCCCGTACCGCTTCAGCGGCAGGGCGGACGTCACCGCGACGCGCACCTTCCGGCTCGAGGCCGACGATTACTCGGTCGACGATCACGGCGTCGTCGCCCGCAACCAGATCGAGACCGCCCTCGGCATCCTGCGATAA
- a CDS encoding heavy metal translocating P-type ATPase produces the protein MSTLSGLVGGAAAHAEGHARLGDMLWAAGALIALALVGSRILADVLKKRAGVDVIALLAIGGALLLREYLAGALIGAMMATGSALEGYAAARARRELSALLARAPRVAHRREGADVTTLPIGAVTRGDLLLVKAGEIVPVDGVVVGPEALLDESALTGEPRPMGKAPGDRVGSGTTNAGAAFELRAVASADESTYAGIVRLIEQASASKAPLARLADRHALAFAALSLAMAAAAWGLTGDAGRGLAVLVVATPCPLLLAVPIAIVGGVSRSARRGIVVKGGAALEALARAEILLLDKTGTLTFGGPRVTGVTCFRSIEDDTEVLRLAASLEQISSHPLSAALVHAARERRLELSFPEGAREAAGAGMTGRVDGRAVRVGSAEWAAQGAPLPEDARAFRRRASRAGAMTVFVAVDSSVIGALTLDDPIRPDAPRTLRALRRVGIRRVVMVTGDHPLVAETVGATLGVDRVLAQRSPEEKVAAVREARAEGLTVMIGDGINDAPALAAADVGVAMGARGATSSAEAADVVLVVDRLDRFAEAVTIARRARAIAAQSAILGMGLSLFAMGAAAFGFLPAAAGALLQEAIDVAAILSALRAQGGGRGARRPALGEAMSRRLELEHDQLIPMLDRVRVVAERIDHLAREAARAELDALDRFLRERLLPHERADDAEVYPVISRLLGGEDPLAPMSATHREIFRLIRLYEQLLGELDPRGPTAADVQDFQRILYGLHAVLRLHFAQEEELYASLSERYHAEAPGQPAMSSEKAPLQPAPAPETAPRALRVLDPLRQGRSPSPRRQG, from the coding sequence GTGTCGACGCTCTCCGGCCTGGTGGGCGGAGCCGCGGCGCACGCCGAGGGACACGCGCGCCTGGGAGACATGCTCTGGGCGGCCGGCGCGCTCATCGCCCTCGCCCTCGTGGGTTCGCGCATCCTGGCCGACGTGCTGAAGAAGCGCGCCGGCGTCGACGTCATCGCGCTCCTCGCCATCGGCGGCGCGCTCCTGCTCCGGGAGTACCTGGCGGGCGCGCTGATCGGCGCGATGATGGCGACGGGCAGCGCCCTGGAAGGGTACGCCGCCGCGCGCGCCCGGCGCGAGCTCTCCGCCCTCCTCGCGCGCGCCCCCCGCGTCGCGCACCGCCGCGAGGGGGCCGACGTCACGACCCTCCCGATCGGCGCTGTCACCCGCGGCGACCTTCTGCTGGTCAAGGCGGGCGAGATCGTGCCAGTCGACGGCGTCGTCGTGGGTCCTGAGGCGCTCCTCGATGAATCGGCGCTGACCGGCGAGCCGCGGCCGATGGGAAAGGCACCCGGCGACCGCGTGGGCAGCGGGACCACGAACGCCGGCGCGGCCTTCGAGCTCCGCGCCGTCGCGAGCGCGGACGAGAGCACGTACGCCGGCATCGTCCGCCTCATAGAGCAGGCGTCCGCCTCGAAGGCCCCGCTCGCCCGCCTCGCGGACCGCCATGCCCTGGCGTTCGCTGCGCTCTCGCTCGCCATGGCGGCCGCGGCGTGGGGCCTCACAGGCGACGCCGGCCGCGGGCTCGCCGTGCTCGTCGTCGCGACGCCCTGCCCGCTGCTCCTCGCGGTGCCCATCGCGATCGTCGGCGGCGTCTCGCGCTCGGCCCGGCGCGGCATCGTGGTGAAGGGCGGCGCCGCGCTCGAGGCCCTCGCTCGGGCGGAGATCCTGCTCCTCGACAAGACAGGCACGCTCACGTTCGGCGGGCCGCGCGTGACGGGAGTGACGTGCTTCCGGTCGATCGAGGACGACACGGAGGTGCTCCGCCTGGCGGCGTCCCTCGAGCAGATCTCGTCACACCCGCTCTCCGCGGCCCTTGTGCACGCTGCCCGCGAGCGTCGCCTCGAGCTGTCCTTCCCGGAGGGCGCTCGGGAGGCGGCCGGCGCCGGCATGACGGGCCGGGTGGACGGGCGCGCCGTCCGCGTGGGGAGCGCCGAATGGGCAGCGCAGGGCGCGCCGCTTCCGGAGGACGCCCGCGCCTTCCGGCGTCGCGCGTCCCGCGCCGGTGCGATGACCGTCTTCGTGGCCGTGGACAGCAGCGTCATCGGCGCGCTGACGCTCGACGACCCGATACGCCCTGATGCGCCGCGGACCTTGAGGGCATTGCGGCGGGTCGGCATTCGCCGTGTCGTGATGGTGACGGGCGACCACCCCCTCGTCGCCGAGACGGTCGGCGCCACGCTCGGCGTGGATCGCGTGCTCGCCCAGCGCTCGCCGGAGGAGAAGGTCGCCGCCGTGCGCGAGGCGCGCGCCGAGGGGCTCACCGTGATGATCGGCGACGGCATCAACGACGCTCCGGCGCTCGCCGCCGCCGACGTCGGCGTCGCGATGGGCGCGCGCGGGGCCACTTCGTCGGCCGAGGCGGCCGACGTGGTGCTGGTGGTGGACAGGCTCGATCGCTTCGCCGAGGCCGTGACCATTGCGCGCCGCGCCCGCGCGATCGCCGCGCAAAGCGCGATCCTCGGCATGGGGCTGTCGCTCTTCGCGATGGGCGCGGCGGCGTTCGGCTTCTTGCCGGCCGCCGCCGGCGCGCTCCTGCAGGAGGCGATCGACGTCGCCGCGATCCTGAGCGCGCTGCGGGCGCAGGGCGGCGGGCGCGGCGCGAGGAGGCCAGCCCTCGGGGAGGCCATGAGCCGCCGGCTGGAGCTGGAGCACGACCAGCTCATTCCGATGCTCGATCGGGTGCGGGTCGTCGCCGAGCGCATCGACCACCTGGCGAGGGAGGCGGCGCGCGCAGAGCTCGATGCGCTCGACCGCTTCCTCCGCGAGCGGCTCCTCCCGCACGAGCGCGCCGACGACGCCGAGGTCTATCCGGTCATCTCCCGGCTGCTCGGCGGCGAGGATCCTCTGGCGCCCATGAGCGCGACGCACCGGGAGATCTTCCGCCTGATCCGGCTGTACGAGCAGCTGCTCGGAGAGCTCGACCCGCGCGGGCCCACGGCCGCGGATGTGCAGGACTTTCAGCGGATCCTCTATGGGCTCCACGCGGTGCTGCGGCTCCATTTCGCGCAAGAGGAGGAGCTCTATGCGTCGCTGAGCGAGCGTTACCACGCGGAAGCCCCCGGCCAGCCGGCAATGAGCTCCGAGAAGGCTCCCCTCCAGCCAGCTCCGGCGCCAGAGACCGCACCCCGCGCGCTCCGCGTGCTGGATCCGCTCCGGCAAGGGCGCTCGCCCAGCCCCCGTAGGCAGGGGTGA
- a CDS encoding NrdH-redoxin: MRQPLCMRPAVVVRALVMCALAFSLLWSDSGRAAPIEPRADVELFAREGCPRCDEAKRFVAELEGRRPGLRAIVSDVVEDRTALDRLRAIAEGQSTAAVSVPAFYVRGVLVVGYAGRDATGRHIEALLDNAPPPPTAAGEPAASCPLTPPTPSTSEQPPCPVDGAGPSAGVVDVPVFGRLDVRDLGLPAFTVLLGLVDGFNPCATWVLLFLLSFLATLRSRAKMLLIAGVFVLVSGLAYFAFMAAWLNFFLLVGASRAAQIALGAIAVLAGSVHVKDFFAWKRGVSLSIPESVKPGIYARMRAVVRAESLPAALAAACLLAVMVNVVELLCTAGLPALYTQLLVEKRLPAWKHYAYLGLYNVAYMADDMVMVGVAVVTLSRRRLQEKEGRWLKLLSGAIMVLLGLLLLFKPTWLAT; encoded by the coding sequence GTGCGACAGCCGCTCTGCATGCGACCTGCCGTCGTCGTGCGAGCGCTGGTGATGTGCGCGCTCGCCTTCTCGCTTCTCTGGAGCGACTCCGGGCGAGCTGCGCCGATCGAGCCGCGCGCCGATGTGGAGCTGTTCGCGCGCGAGGGGTGCCCTCGCTGCGACGAGGCCAAGCGCTTCGTGGCCGAGCTCGAGGGCCGTCGACCCGGCCTGCGCGCGATCGTCTCGGATGTCGTCGAGGACCGCACGGCGCTCGACCGGCTGAGGGCGATCGCCGAGGGGCAGTCGACCGCTGCCGTGAGCGTCCCCGCGTTCTATGTGCGCGGGGTGCTCGTCGTTGGGTACGCGGGGCGCGACGCGACGGGCCGGCATATCGAGGCGTTGCTCGACAACGCGCCGCCGCCGCCCACCGCGGCCGGCGAGCCTGCTGCGTCATGCCCTCTCACGCCTCCCACGCCTTCCACGTCAGAGCAGCCACCGTGCCCGGTAGACGGCGCCGGGCCGAGCGCGGGGGTCGTCGACGTTCCCGTCTTCGGGCGGCTGGACGTCCGCGATCTTGGCCTGCCGGCGTTCACCGTCCTGCTGGGGCTCGTGGACGGCTTCAACCCGTGCGCCACGTGGGTGCTCCTCTTTCTCCTCTCCTTCCTCGCCACGCTGCGGAGCCGGGCGAAGATGCTGCTGATTGCCGGCGTATTCGTGCTCGTGAGCGGTCTCGCTTATTTCGCCTTCATGGCTGCCTGGCTGAACTTCTTTCTCCTGGTCGGCGCCTCGCGCGCCGCGCAGATCGCGCTGGGAGCCATCGCCGTGCTTGCCGGTTCGGTCCACGTCAAAGACTTCTTCGCATGGAAGCGGGGCGTGTCGCTCAGCATCCCTGAGTCGGTGAAGCCAGGGATCTACGCGAGGATGCGGGCCGTCGTCAGGGCGGAGAGCCTGCCCGCGGCGCTCGCCGCCGCGTGCCTCCTCGCCGTCATGGTCAACGTCGTCGAGCTCCTCTGCACCGCGGGCCTGCCGGCGCTCTACACCCAGCTCCTCGTCGAGAAGCGCCTCCCCGCGTGGAAGCACTATGCCTATCTCGGGCTCTACAACGTGGCCTATATGGCGGACGACATGGTCATGGTCGGCGTCGCGGTGGTGACGTTGAGCCGCCGCAGGCTGCAGGAAAAGGAGGGACGATGGCTCAAGCTGCTGAGCGGAGCGATCATGGTGCTCCTCGGTCTCCTCCTGCTGTTCAAGCCCACCTGGCTGGCGACATGA
- a CDS encoding sigma-54 interaction domain-containing protein encodes MVDDCSSGFLALDPEMRRLREALETVAPTPLPVLILGETGTGKEVVAEWIAGMSRHPRERFVKVNCASLSESLVESELFGHERGAFTGAVAPREGLFEAAHEGTLFLDEVGELSPRTQAKLLRTLEYGEIVRVGSTRPRRVDVRVIAATHRDLEQMVREGSFRQDLYFRLNAITLRIPPLRARTSEILPLAALFAARLSQRLARPAPPLAKEATAALLSHAWPGNVRELRHVVERAVVMSKGGPIGADHLMLEAPRAPVEAGIKGDLRSFERDRIVAALEQARQNQTRAAELLGVSRRTLTNKLNAYGIARPRKKVALEEC; translated from the coding sequence ATGGTGGATGACTGTTCCAGCGGTTTTCTCGCGCTCGATCCGGAGATGAGGCGCCTGCGCGAGGCCCTCGAGACCGTGGCGCCCACGCCGCTGCCGGTCCTGATCCTCGGCGAGACCGGGACGGGAAAAGAGGTGGTGGCGGAGTGGATCGCCGGCATGTCGCGGCACCCGCGCGAGCGCTTCGTGAAGGTCAACTGCGCGAGCCTGTCGGAGTCGCTCGTCGAGAGCGAGCTCTTCGGCCACGAGCGCGGCGCGTTCACCGGGGCGGTGGCGCCGCGCGAAGGGCTGTTCGAGGCCGCCCACGAGGGCACGCTCTTCCTCGACGAGGTGGGGGAGCTGTCCCCGCGCACGCAGGCGAAGCTGCTCCGCACGCTGGAGTACGGCGAGATCGTCCGCGTCGGGAGCACGCGCCCGCGGCGCGTGGACGTCCGGGTGATCGCGGCGACGCACCGCGATCTCGAGCAGATGGTGCGGGAGGGGAGCTTCCGCCAGGACCTCTACTTCCGCCTCAACGCGATCACCCTGCGGATCCCGCCGCTCCGGGCCCGCACCTCCGAGATCCTGCCGCTCGCGGCGCTCTTCGCGGCGCGCCTCTCGCAGCGGCTCGCGCGCCCGGCGCCGCCGCTCGCGAAGGAGGCGACCGCCGCGCTCCTCTCGCACGCCTGGCCGGGGAACGTCCGGGAGCTGCGCCACGTGGTCGAGCGCGCGGTCGTGATGTCGAAGGGCGGGCCGATCGGCGCCGACCACCTGATGCTGGAGGCGCCGCGCGCGCCGGTCGAGGCCGGGATCAAGGGCGATCTGCGCTCCTTCGAGCGGGACCGCATCGTCGCCGCGCTCGAGCAGGCCCGCCAGAACCAGACGCGCGCCGCCGAGCTGCTCGGCGTCTCGCGGCGCACCCTCACCAACAAGCTCAACGCGTACGGCATCGCGCGGCCCCGCAAGAAGGTCGCGCTGGAGGAGTGCTGA
- a CDS encoding amino acid permease — translation MGSRLLVRKPLSVMREELHGEHRLRRVLGPLQLTSLGIGAIIGTGIFVLTGQAAHDKAGPSLMLSFVVAGMACVFAALCYAEFAAMVPVAGSAYAYSYATLGELPAWIIGWDLVLEYAVGAATVAHGWSHYFQDFIGIFGVELPRELRSAPFDYKPALGELVSTGAILDLPAILVTIAVTVILLKGIRESATLNAVMVALKLAVVLFVIVVGAFHVDPDNWRPFAPFGLAGLSFFGHTILGETGKGGEPLGMLAGAATIFFAYIGFDSVSTHAEEAKHPQRDLPTGIVASLVICTLLYVSVAAILTGMVPYTELSIDAPVSDAFARVGLPWAQFIISLGAVAGITSVLLVLMLSQPRVLLAMARDGLLPRRFFGSVHPVFKTPWKSTLLTGFVVATLSALLPLRILAELVNIGTLLAFLFVCAAVLIMRRTAPDAARPFRVPLYPLTPILGIVICLLLMFSLPTENWLRLAAWLLLGFAIYFGYSRKHSAMAASPSR, via the coding sequence ATGGGGAGCCGGCTGCTCGTCCGCAAACCGCTGTCGGTCATGAGAGAAGAGCTGCACGGGGAGCACCGCCTCCGGCGCGTCCTCGGGCCGCTGCAGCTCACGAGCCTGGGGATCGGGGCCATCATCGGGACAGGCATCTTCGTGCTCACCGGCCAGGCCGCGCACGACAAGGCAGGTCCTTCGCTGATGCTCTCCTTCGTGGTCGCGGGGATGGCCTGCGTGTTCGCGGCCCTCTGCTACGCGGAGTTCGCGGCGATGGTGCCGGTCGCGGGCTCGGCCTACGCGTACTCGTACGCGACGCTCGGCGAGCTGCCGGCGTGGATCATCGGGTGGGATCTCGTCCTCGAGTACGCGGTCGGCGCCGCCACCGTGGCGCACGGGTGGTCCCATTATTTCCAGGACTTCATCGGGATCTTCGGGGTAGAGCTGCCAAGAGAGCTCAGGAGCGCGCCGTTCGACTACAAACCGGCGCTCGGCGAGCTCGTGTCCACGGGGGCGATCCTCGATCTCCCCGCCATCCTCGTGACGATCGCGGTCACGGTGATCCTGCTCAAGGGCATCCGCGAGAGCGCGACGCTCAACGCCGTCATGGTCGCGCTCAAGCTCGCCGTCGTGCTCTTCGTCATCGTGGTGGGCGCGTTCCACGTCGACCCGGACAACTGGCGGCCGTTCGCGCCGTTCGGGCTCGCGGGGCTCAGCTTCTTCGGTCACACGATCTTGGGCGAGACCGGGAAAGGCGGAGAGCCGCTCGGGATGCTCGCCGGCGCCGCGACCATCTTCTTCGCGTACATCGGGTTCGATTCGGTGTCGACCCACGCCGAGGAGGCGAAGCACCCGCAGCGCGATCTGCCCACTGGCATCGTCGCCTCGCTCGTGATCTGCACCCTCCTTTACGTTTCCGTCGCGGCTATCCTGACGGGCATGGTGCCCTACACCGAGCTGAGCATCGATGCGCCGGTCTCCGATGCCTTCGCGCGCGTCGGCCTCCCTTGGGCGCAGTTCATCATCTCCCTCGGGGCGGTCGCCGGGATCACCTCCGTGCTGCTCGTGCTCATGCTCAGCCAGCCGCGCGTGCTGCTCGCGATGGCCCGTGACGGGCTCCTGCCCAGACGCTTCTTCGGATCGGTGCACCCGGTCTTCAAGACACCGTGGAAGTCCACCTTGCTCACCGGGTTCGTGGTCGCCACCCTCTCGGCGCTCCTCCCGCTGCGGATCCTTGCGGAGCTCGTCAATATCGGGACGCTCCTTGCGTTCCTGTTCGTCTGCGCGGCGGTCCTGATCATGCGCCGGACGGCGCCGGACGCGGCGCGCCCGTTCCGGGTGCCGCTCTACCCGCTCACCCCGATCCTCGGGATCGTGATCTGTCTCCTCCTCATGTTCTCGCTGCCCACCGAGAACTGGCTGCGCCTCGCCGCCTGGCTCCTCCTCGGGTTCGCGATCTACTTCGGCTACAGCCGCAAGCACAGCGCGATGGCGGCGAGCCCGTCACGCTGA
- a CDS encoding 2-oxo acid dehydrogenase subunit E2 has protein sequence MDTSTSGEVVPVGLTAWTFQAEWRSCNDRPINAKAMVATEEIEASSGRDEEVACMASPCECGRGGPRPAPGELAARAALRVARAADLSELAGLLLDQAAEEPRDFLDKEPGRAARLGGPNHAAGGAMAGWIMPNLDLVPKQEISSFRKLAIGTWHTAYDPSVYGTLTLRMDRALDYIKAFRHSTGRRLTVTHLVAKACAEALRRCPDANAILRWNKIYLRRSVTVSVLVVQTVGGDGEVDLTVTTIERAHEKNLVQIVDELDRTIERARHRGDRAVEETKRAIRHIPFLFMNAFLRLLSFVMYTLNLDLSKLGLPRDPFGAVTVTNIGSLGLENAYVPLAPYTRTPILVVLGAVRDEPVVEDGKVVPGKVMRVSATFDHRFIDGLHASVLARTVREMLEDPFRCFDRLEADVPTSG, from the coding sequence ATGGACACATCAACGTCCGGGGAGGTCGTCCCTGTGGGCCTGACCGCATGGACCTTTCAGGCGGAGTGGCGCTCGTGCAACGATCGGCCGATCAACGCGAAGGCCATGGTAGCGACGGAAGAGATCGAGGCGTCGAGCGGCCGAGACGAGGAGGTTGCCTGCATGGCCTCCCCCTGCGAATGCGGGCGCGGCGGGCCCCGCCCGGCGCCGGGCGAGCTCGCGGCGCGCGCGGCGCTCCGTGTGGCGCGAGCGGCCGATCTCAGCGAGCTCGCCGGGCTCCTGCTCGACCAGGCCGCCGAAGAACCGCGCGACTTCCTCGACAAGGAGCCTGGACGCGCTGCGCGCCTCGGTGGCCCGAACCATGCAGCCGGTGGGGCCATGGCAGGGTGGATCATGCCCAACCTCGATCTCGTGCCCAAACAGGAGATCTCCAGCTTCCGCAAGCTGGCGATCGGCACCTGGCACACCGCGTACGATCCATCGGTGTATGGCACGCTCACGCTGCGCATGGATCGCGCGCTCGACTACATCAAGGCGTTCCGTCACAGCACCGGCCGCCGGCTCACGGTGACTCACCTGGTGGCCAAGGCCTGCGCCGAGGCGCTGCGCCGCTGCCCCGACGCCAATGCGATCTTGCGCTGGAACAAGATCTACCTCCGGCGCAGCGTCACCGTCTCGGTGCTGGTCGTGCAGACGGTCGGCGGCGACGGCGAGGTGGATCTCACCGTGACGACGATCGAACGGGCCCACGAGAAGAACTTGGTGCAGATCGTCGACGAGCTGGACCGGACGATCGAGCGCGCGCGCCATCGGGGCGACAGGGCGGTGGAAGAGACGAAGCGCGCGATCCGGCACATCCCGTTTCTCTTCATGAACGCCTTTCTGCGCCTGCTCTCGTTCGTGATGTACACGCTCAACCTGGACCTGTCGAAGCTGGGGCTGCCCCGCGACCCGTTCGGCGCGGTCACGGTGACCAACATCGGCTCGCTCGGGCTGGAGAACGCCTATGTGCCGCTCGCGCCCTACACGCGCACGCCGATCCTCGTGGTCCTGGGCGCGGTGAGGGACGAGCCGGTGGTGGAGGACGGCAAGGTGGTGCCCGGCAAGGTGATGCGCGTGAGCGCCACGTTCGATCACCGCTTCATCGACGGCCTCCACGCGAGCGTGCTGGCGCGCACCGTGCGCGAGATGCTGGAGGACCCGTTCCGCTGCTTCGACCGGCTGGAGGCGGACGTGCCCACGTCTGGCTGA